TACAGCAAGATCATCGCGGTGGCCGATGGCTTCGATGCCGCCACGACGACGCGCGTCTATCAGGACGTGCCATGGACGCCGGCGGACGTGTTGCGCGGCATGCGGGACAACACGCGCCTCGGACTCGATCCCGTGGTCGTGAAGGCATTCATCAATCTTACGGGCATTTATCCGGTCGGCACGCTCGTGGTCCTCGACACCTTCGCGCTCGCGATGGTGGTCGCGGCCAATCCTGATCCGACCGCGCTGTCGCGTCCGCTCGTGCGCATGATCACGGATGCCCAGGGCAACCGTCTTCAGGATCTCCAGATCTATGACCTGACATCATGCGACGCATCGGGCCAATTTTCCTATACCATCATTCGGACCGAGGATCCTCAACGCTATGGCATCAACATCGGTGATTACTTCGCCTGACGTTTCCGTCCCGTCCGCCTCACGGCTGTCCGCGCGCTTTGCCGCGCTGGCGGCCGAAGGGCGTCGGGCGCTTGTCTGCTATGTCACGGCAGGACATCCCGACCCCGAGCAGAGTGTCACGCTCCTCCGTGGCATCGCCGCGGCGGGCGCCGACGTGATCGAGGTGGGCGTACCATTCTCTGATCCGATGGCCGACGGTCCGGTTATTCAGCAAAGCTCGCAAGTAGCGCTCGACCACGGTGTGAGCCTCGAGCGCACGCTGCAGATCGTGAGCGAGGCCGCGCTCGACGTGCCGGTGGTGCTGTTCAGCTATCTCAATCCGATCATCGCCGGTGGACCGGACGTGCTGGCGCGCGCGCGCGCCGCCGGTGTCGACGGCGTCCTCGTCACCGACCTCCCGGTCGGTGCCGATCCCGCGCGTGAAGCATGGTTTGGTGAGAGTGGACTCGACTTCGTGCGCTTGGTGGCGCCGACCACGCCGGCCCCGCGCATGGAGGAGATCGCGCGACACGGCGGCGGATTCGTGTATCTGATCAGCCGACTCGGTGTGACCGGGGAACGGGCGTCGCTGCCCGACGATCTGCCGGACACGGTCGCGCGGCTCCGCGCGTCCACGTCGCTGCCGATCTGCATCGGCTTTGGCATCTCGACCCCGGAGCAGGCCAAGGCCGCGGCGCTGTTGGGTGATGGCGTCGTCGTCGGAAGCGCGCTCGTGCGCGCCGCGGGGCGTTCAGTGCAGGACGCCATCGCCCTGACAGCAGCGCTGCGCGCTGCAATCGACGAAATCTGACGACCGCTGTGACGTCTGATTCGCACCTCGACGGGTCGCACCTCGAGCTGCCGGCCTGGTCGATCGTCACGGACAAACGGCGTGCGCACATCGCGCGCGTCGTGGCCGTGTTGCGTACGTGGGCCGCGGCGCTGGCGCTCTCGCCGGCCGAGGTGCAGGCTTGGGTGGATGCCGGCACGTGGCATGACGCATTGCGGGACGCCGACGAACCGATATTGCGCGCAGCGACCGGCGATCACACGCGGCCGTTCGGCATGCTGCACGGCCCGGCGGCCGCGATCCGGCTCGCCGCGCTCGGCGAAGCGCGTCAAGAGGTCCTCGACGCGATTCGTTGGCACACTGTTGGGCAGCCCGACTGGGCTCGCGTCGGTCGCGCGCTGTACATGGCGGATTTTCTCGAACCGGGCCGCTCGTTCATGCAAGCGGATCGCGCATTTCTCGCCAGCTCGGTGCCTTTCGCCTTCGACGATGTCTTCCGTCAGGTGGTTCGGATGCGGCTCGAGTGGGCGATTCGTGAAGGGAAGGGGCTCGCGCTCGAGACGGTCGCGCTGTGGGAGACGGTGCGATGAGTACGTCGCCCGGGTGGCCGTCGATGCCCGCGCCGGACGTGCCGCGTCGCACGCGGCGTGGCTGGTTGATTCTCGCGCTGTTGACCGTTGTCGTGGTCGGCGCCGGCGCGGCGTGGTGGCTAGATCGGGGCGCGCCCGTGGTCGCGTCCGCGAACGGCACGATGGCGGCCGTCGATGATTCGCTTGCTCGTGCGCCGAACGACAGCCGCGTGCGCGTGCGCGTACTCAATTCATCGGGCACGCGCGGCTACGCGCGACGCGCCACCCTCGAGCTGCGCGACCGGGGGTTCGACGTCGTCGAGTACGAGACCGAAAGGGGCAAGCCTCGCAATGGCACGCTGATCGTATCGCATACGGGCCATGGGGACTGGGCCGACCGACTGCGCCGCGCCGTAGGGACCGGCAGCATCGAGGCGCGCCCCGATTCACTACGCTACGTGGACCTCACCATCTTCGTGGGTCGTGACTGGAAGCCGTCGTCCGAGACGCTCCGTCCTTAACTGACCACAGGCCGCGGCGATATCCAGTCCGCGGCTGCGACGGACGGCGGTTTCCACCCCACGTGCACGCAACGCCCGTGCGAAGGACGAAATCGCCGATGCCGTCGACGGGACGAAGCCCATCGTTCCGCCGGGGTGCAGTGGAATCAGATTCACGAACGCGCGGCACTCGCGCGCCAATTGCGCCAGCTGAGCCGAGTGCGACGGCTGGTCATTGACGCCGCCGAGCATCACGTATTCGAAGGTCACGCGTCGATCGAACTTGGCCGCCGCGGCAATGACGTCAGCAAGCGGATACTTCGTGTTGACCGGCATCAACGACTTGCGCAGCTCGTCACTGGGCGCATGAATCGAGATCGCGAGTCGGAACTGCTCGGGACGCTCGGACAATGCCACGATGCCCGGCAGCACGCCGACCGTCGAAATCGTGATGTGGCGCGCGCCGATGCCCAGCGCGCGGGGGTCGTTGAGCAGCGAAAGCGTCGGATCAACCGCCTTCCAATTCATCATCGGCTCGCCCATGCCCATGAACACGATGTTCGTGGGAATGATCGGCGGTGACAGCAGTCGCAACTCGCGGACCTGTCCGGCGATTTCCGATGGCGTGAGGTTGCGCTGAAAACCCATCGCGCCAGTGGCGCAAAAGGCGCACTGGAGCGCGCACCCAGCCTGTGAGGAAATGCAGAAGGTGATCCGGTCGCCGTCGGGAATGGACACCGTCTCGATGAGCTGACCGTCCGCCATTCTGAACAGGAACTTTTCGGTGCCGTCGGTCGATGTCTGTCGCGTCGCGAGTTCGAGCTGGGGAAGCGCGAACGACTTCGCGAGTGCTTCTCGGAGCGCTTTGGGCAGTTCGGTGATCTCGTCGAACGAGCGGACCGGACGCTGCCAGAGGCGCGCAAAAATCTGCGCCGCCCGATACGACGGCTCACCACGATCACTCAGCCACGCCAAGAGACGAGACAGGGCAGCGTCGGGCGAGAGGTCGAGCAGGTTTTCGGTCGCGATCGTGTCTGACATCATTCCTTGAGGATCGAACTGAGCGTGAACTGATAAACGGGTCCGAGCCCGGAGATGCCTTCCTCGCGCGCGACGCCGACCACGTACCGTGCATAGTACACCGCCAGCCCCGAGCGGATACGCGTCACCGTGCTGCCGCCGGCCGAGGCGCGTACGATGGCTGCGCGGGCCTCCAGTCGATCCAGTCGTCCCGACAGGAACGGTCCGCGCTCGGTGGCCCCTCGATTGACGTCGTTCTGGCTGAGTCCGAGCCGCAGCTCGCGCGACGCCGAATCGCCGATCACCCTGGCATCTACCGCGGCCACGAACGCGGGTCGATCGTCAATCTCACGACCCGGACGCCACAGAAAGCTCGAGAGCGCGACGCGCGCGTTCTGCCACGGCAGATCGTGGATGACCACGCCGAGATCGGCTGCGATCGCCGTGTTCACCGCCTGGTCGGCACGACCTTCGCGCCAGCGCACCGCCAATCCGCCGGTGACATGCGGCATCAGCGTCTTGGCCGCTGTGGCACTGACCAGCACGCTGGCGTAGCTAATGTCACCGACGCTCTGCGGATCGCTCTCGGTGCGCACCAGGCCCGCAACCGAGGTTCGGGCCACGGACAGACCGAGCGTCGTCCCAGACGCGCGCCGAATGGACGCGGAGAGCAATTGGCCGTCGACGCCCTGCTGCGCGCCGGTCGACAACGACGCCACTCCGAGTCGAATCCGCTCTCCAGGTCGGAGCGCGGACGCCGCCGGATTCCACAGGCCGGCACCAGGCTCCGCCGCGAGCGCCGCCGGCTCGAGCACGGCGCCGAGCGGGAACTCCCAAAGATCGCGAGCGGGTACTGGCTGCGCGGCGAGCCCGCGGGCCCAGCAACACGCGGCCATCCCGCAGATGAGCAGGCGTCGCATAGGGGACACTAACGGCCCTCGCCTTGGCGGGTCAAGCGAATGCGCATGGCCAATCGCTACCGAGACTGACGTAAATCGTTTAACTTTGACCGTTTGCGGCCGTTCATCGGCCCATGAACTTCCCTGATTCGCCCCGTCCGGAGCGCCGCGCGTAATGTCGTCTTCGCCAGAACAGTCCGTGCTCGCCACGTCCCTTCGTACCGACACCTGCGGCCTACTGCGCGCGCAGGATGTGGGTCGCACCGTTCGCCTTGGCGGATGGGTGCACCGGAGCCGCGATCTGGGCGGCCTCGTGTTCATCGATCTGCGCGACCGTACGGGTCTGGTGCAGTTGGCCTTCGGGCCGGCATGGAGCGATGCGGAGACGTTGCGCATCGCGGCGGCCGTGGGTGTGGAGTCGGTCGTGTTGTGCGAGGGTGAGGTCGTCGCGCGTGAGCCGGAACGTCAGAATCCCGATATGCTCACCGGCACGATCGAAGTACGCGTGACGTCGCTGCGTGTGGTCGGTCCCGCCGTCACGCCGGCGCTGCCGGTGGCCCGTGGACGCGGCGAAAAGATGGCGGCCGAAGAACTGCGCTTGCGTCATCGGTATCTCGACCTGCGCCGTCCGGAATTACAGGAGAATCTGGTACTGCGCCATCGGCTGCTGCAGGTCTCGCGTCGGTTTCTCAGCGATCGCGGCTATCTCGAACTCGAGACGCCGATTCTCACCAAGCCGACACCGGAAGGCGCGCGCGACTACCTCGTGCCGAGCCGTGTGCACCCGGGTGAATTCTACGCGTTGCCGCAGTCGCCGCAGATCTACAAGCAGCTGTTCATGTGTTGCGGCTTCGATCGCTACTTCCAGATCGCGCGCTGCTTTCGCGACGAGGATCTTCGTGCCGATCGGCAGCCGGAGTTCACGCAGATCGACATCGAAGCGTCGTTCATCGAGCGCGAAGATATTCTGGCGCTCGCCGAAGGGTTGATCGGCGCGCTCTGGACCGAGGCGGGCCACAGCATCCCGGCGCACTTCGATCGGATGAGCTATCGCGATGCCATGGAGTTCTATGGCTGCGATCGCCCTGATCTGCGATACGACCTCAGACTCGCCGACTACACCGCCGTCTTTGCCGGCCTCGATTTCGCGGTGACCACGAGCGCCATCGCCAACGGCGCGCGCGTGCGCGGACTGATCGTGCCGGGCGGTGCCGCCTGGAGCCGCAAGCAGGTGGACGAGTTGGAGGCGCTCGCCAAGAGCGCGGGCGCGGGTGGCCTGCTGCGGCTGCGGCACGCCGACGGCGCCTACGACGGCCCGTTGGCCAAGTTCCTCACCGACGATGCACGCGCGGCCTTCGCGCTCGCCGACGGCGATCTCGCCCTGTTCGTGGCCGCACCCGATCGCGTCTCCAGTCCCGCGCTCGATCGCGTACGGCAGGAGTGTGCGCGACGCCTCGAGCTGGTCGACGACAAGCTGCAGCGCTTCATCGTCGTGATGGACTTTCCGATGTTCGAGGAAGATCCCACCACCGGTTCGCTCGCGGCCGTGCACCACCCGTTCACGGCGCCCCATGCCGAAGACATGCAGACGTTCCCCGACCAGCCGGCACGTTGGCGTGCGTTGGCCTACGATGTCGTGCTCAACGGCACCGAACTCGGTGGTGGCAGCATCCGCATCAGCGATCCTGCTATGCAGTCGCGCATGTTCTCTCTGCTCGGGATCGGTGATGTCGCCGATCAGGAGCGGCGCTTCGGCTTCCTGCTCGAAGGTCTCCGGGCCGGCGCACCGCCGCATGGTGGTATCGCCTTCGGCTTCGATCGGATCGCCATGTTGCTGTCCGGCGCGCCATCACTGCGCGACGTCATCGCGTTTCCGAAAACGACCGCGGCGCGCTCGCTCTTCGAGGGGGCGCCGGTTGCCGTGCCGCCGGAAGATCTGGCGGAGTTGCACCTTACCGTCACCGGGAGCGACGCGTGACGGGCAATGATCGCGCACCCGAGACAGTCACCACGCGCGTCTCGGTCGAGGGCGCGGATATGCAGGTGCTCGCGGGCGCCAACGACGCCAATCTCGTGGAACTCGGGCGCGCCACCGGCACCCGCGTCGCCCTACGCGGTGACAGTCTCACGATCACTGGTGATCTCGACAACGTCACGCGCGCGGAGCCCATCGCGACGGCGATGGTGACGCTGGTGCGCGAGGGCAAGTCCCTGAACGCCGACGATGTGCTGCGGTTGTCGCTGACCGAACGACCGGCCGACGCACCGGCGGCGACCAACGGCGCACTCGTGCTGCCGGGAGCGCGGCGCGGCGTCCAGCCGAAAACGCCTGGACAGGCCGAGTACCTCAAGCAGATCGGCGAGCATGACATCGTGGTCGGCGTCGGCCCGGCAGGGACAGGCAAGACGTATCTTGCCGTCGCCGCGGCGGTCGATGCGCTCATGCGGAAGCGCGTGCGGCGCATCGTGCTGGCGCGTCCCGCCGTCGAGGCGGGTGAGAGCCTTGGCTTCTTGCCAGGCGACATGCAGGCCAAGATCGATCCGTATCTGCGCCCGCTGTACGACGCCCTCGATGATC
This region of Gemmatimonas groenlandica genomic DNA includes:
- a CDS encoding LytR C-terminal domain-containing protein is translated as MSTSPGWPSMPAPDVPRRTRRGWLILALLTVVVVGAGAAWWLDRGAPVVASANGTMAAVDDSLARAPNDSRVRVRVLNSSGTRGYARRATLELRDRGFDVVEYETERGKPRNGTLIVSHTGHGDWADRLRRAVGTGSIEARPDSLRYVDLTIFVGRDWKPSSETLRP
- the aspS gene encoding aspartate--tRNA ligase produces the protein MSSSPEQSVLATSLRTDTCGLLRAQDVGRTVRLGGWVHRSRDLGGLVFIDLRDRTGLVQLAFGPAWSDAETLRIAAAVGVESVVLCEGEVVAREPERQNPDMLTGTIEVRVTSLRVVGPAVTPALPVARGRGEKMAAEELRLRHRYLDLRRPELQENLVLRHRLLQVSRRFLSDRGYLELETPILTKPTPEGARDYLVPSRVHPGEFYALPQSPQIYKQLFMCCGFDRYFQIARCFRDEDLRADRQPEFTQIDIEASFIEREDILALAEGLIGALWTEAGHSIPAHFDRMSYRDAMEFYGCDRPDLRYDLRLADYTAVFAGLDFAVTTSAIANGARVRGLIVPGGAAWSRKQVDELEALAKSAGAGGLLRLRHADGAYDGPLAKFLTDDARAAFALADGDLALFVAAPDRVSSPALDRVRQECARRLELVDDKLQRFIVVMDFPMFEEDPTTGSLAAVHHPFTAPHAEDMQTFPDQPARWRALAYDVVLNGTELGGGSIRISDPAMQSRMFSLLGIGDVADQERRFGFLLEGLRAGAPPHGGIAFGFDRIAMLLSGAPSLRDVIAFPKTTAARSLFEGAPVAVPPEDLAELHLTVTGSDA
- the trpA gene encoding tryptophan synthase subunit alpha, whose translation is MITSPDVSVPSASRLSARFAALAAEGRRALVCYVTAGHPDPEQSVTLLRGIAAAGADVIEVGVPFSDPMADGPVIQQSSQVALDHGVSLERTLQIVSEAALDVPVVLFSYLNPIIAGGPDVLARARAAGVDGVLVTDLPVGADPAREAWFGESGLDFVRLVAPTTPAPRMEEIARHGGGFVYLISRLGVTGERASLPDDLPDTVARLRASTSLPICIGFGISTPEQAKAAALLGDGVVVGSALVRAAGRSVQDAIALTAALRAAIDEI
- the rlmN gene encoding 23S rRNA (adenine(2503)-C(2))-methyltransferase RlmN, whose translation is MMSDTIATENLLDLSPDAALSRLLAWLSDRGEPSYRAAQIFARLWQRPVRSFDEITELPKALREALAKSFALPQLELATRQTSTDGTEKFLFRMADGQLIETVSIPDGDRITFCISSQAGCALQCAFCATGAMGFQRNLTPSEIAGQVRELRLLSPPIIPTNIVFMGMGEPMMNWKAVDPTLSLLNDPRALGIGARHITISTVGVLPGIVALSERPEQFRLAISIHAPSDELRKSLMPVNTKYPLADVIAAAAKFDRRVTFEYVMLGGVNDQPSHSAQLAQLARECRAFVNLIPLHPGGTMGFVPSTASAISSFARALRARGVETAVRRSRGLDIAAACGQLRTERLGRRLPVTTHEDGEVHVA
- a CDS encoding PhoH family protein; protein product: MTGNDRAPETVTTRVSVEGADMQVLAGANDANLVELGRATGTRVALRGDSLTITGDLDNVTRAEPIATAMVTLVREGKSLNADDVLRLSLTERPADAPAATNGALVLPGARRGVQPKTPGQAEYLKQIGEHDIVVGVGPAGTGKTYLAVAAAVDALMRKRVRRIVLARPAVEAGESLGFLPGDMQAKIDPYLRPLYDALDDLIPVERLQKLIETRTIEVAPLAFMRGRTLSDSFVILDEAQNATGLQMKMFLTRLGVNSKIVITGDKTQVDLPRREDSGLMQIERILHGIEGISFHYFTDADVVRHRLVRDIIRAYNADAAGA